ATCCTCCCGAGCATCGCGGCTTCCATTTCCTTTAACGGCGGTATCGCGATTTGCTGCAGCAGATCTTCCTTGTTCTTGAAATACAAATAGATGGCTGTGTGCGAACAGCCCGCCGCTTTAGCTATCTCGCGCATCGTTACGGCAGCGAATCCCTTGTCTGCGAAAAGTGCAGCGGCAGCACTGCGAATGCCCGCCTTCATCTCTTCCGTCAACTGCTTTCGCCTTGTTGTCATTCATTACACAACCTTCCCAAGAGTATAACCGTTGGTTATATTTTAACATTGGTTATACTGATGTCAAACCTCCGCTTCCCTAGAGAACGCAAAAAAAGCAGCCATGTCGGCTGCTTTCGTACGGGGTATTAGGACGTAAATTCTTGCACCCATTCGCCGTTGTAGTAAGCAACGCCGATTTTATTGAAATTAGGGCTCAGGATGTTGGCACGGTGACCGGGGCTGTTCATCCAGGCCGTCATAACTTCTTGCGGTGTGCGCTGCCCTTTGGCAATGTTTTCGCCAGCATACGAATATTGAACTCCGTAGGCACGCATCATATCAAATGGCGAGCCGTAGGTGGGCGAATTATGATCGAAATAATTTTTATTGTACATATCTTTTGCTTTATCCAATGCTACTTTCGTAAGCAGCGCGTCGGATTTCAGCGCCGAGAGTCCTGCTTTGGCGCGCTCCTGGTTAACAAGCGTTACAACCTGTGCTGCAAAATTGCTTTGAGTTACCGTGCCTGCCCCGCCGCCTGCAGCGGTTCCGGTGCCGCTCTGAAGCGGAACACGAACGGTCATGCCGGGCCAGATAATGTTCGGATTATATAGGGAAGGATTTGCCGCGAGCAGTTTGCTGAGGCTAATGCCGTAGCGCTGCGCAATTTTATACATCGTGTCGTGATAGGCTACCTTGTAAGTAGCGTAGGTGGTATTCATGGAGGCTGCATCCGCCTTTTGCATGGCTGCTCCTCCGCCCAGTACGATCAATCCTGCTGCGAGTACACTAGCGATTCCTACTCGAATTGGCTGCATCTTCATGAAAAAAATTCCCCCTTAACGGTTGGTGGATTGCCGGTTTCCCTGACGCCACCCATGTTAACATAGGGGAATTCATAATTCATGCCTCAAAATATGGAATCTATGTGGGCCGCTGTCCGCTCGCTTTGCGCAGTTCGTTGGCGAGACGATGAATTTCCCTGCGTTCATCCGCTGATTTTGCCGCCGCATACGCAGGCTGCAGCCAGGTCGAAATAATCTTGTTCGCATCCTCCGGCTTCACCTTGATCGCCTCCTTCGACTCGACAAGATTGACAAACCAGGACTTCCCGATCGTGCTCCCCGGACAGGATTTACCGGGCTGCATTTCGCGATGAAACCGGATGTCCGAAGGCAGCAGGTTCCATAAATCGAGTATCGCCCGAGTCAAGCGGGCAGCAGTGTCAAGCTGAGGCGCCTCAAGCTTTTCTCCGCCGATATCAAAGTTGCCGATCATCTCGAACATGAAAGGATGGACACCGTCATTATCTGCATCGTTGAAGCCGGTTGAAGATGCCGGGGGCTGCAGCAAGGAACGACCCGTCCAGATATATCCGTCAGGGTCAACCGTCGCATGTTGTGCGATATCACTCCAGCCCATTTCCATGACATGAAAGCGCCACATGATTTGAATGATGCGTTCTTTGTCGGTAGCCGTGCGATAATCGGCAATTGTCGGCTTCCATGTGGCATGCACATGAACCTGGGAGAAGTTAACGAGACCGGTAAATGTCCCAAGCAACTCCACATACTGCTCTAGAGTATATCTGTCAAACGACTTGCGCTGAATCGGCATGTCCATCACTCCCATCCGCATCAAGCTGCTATTAATATATGCGAAATCCAGTGGATTCGACCGATGAATCAGCCCTGTTCAGCAGCCTCTATGACGCCATAATGTTCCCTGCCGCGCATTACCATTCCGTCACTGAGCCGTCGTTATTGCGCCACACAGGATTCCGCCAGCGATGACCTGCCTCCGAGAGCTTCCTGACATGCTCCTCATTAATATCTATCCCAAGCCCCGGAGCGGACAGCCGCTCGACGAAGCCGTCTTTATAGTGAAATACAGTCCCGTCCGTCAAGTAGTCGAGCAGATCGGAGCCTACATTATAATGAATGCCAAGGCTTTGCTCCTGTATGAATGCATTCGGCGTGCAAAAATCCAACTGCAGCGACGCCGCCAGAGCAATTGGCCCCAGCGGACAGTGCGGCGCGACGGCAACGTCATAGGCTTCGGCCATCGCCGCTATTTTGCGCACTTCCCATATCCCCCCTGCGTGACTGAGATCCGGCTGAATAATGTCGGCCCAGCCTTCTGACAGCAGCTGCTTGAAGCCCCACCTCGTGTACATCCGCTCGCCAGTTGCAATAGGAACCGCCGTTATGCGTGCGATTTCGCGGAGCGCCTCGTTATTTTCCGGCAGTACCGGCTCTTCGATGAACATCGGCTTGAACGGTTCCATCTCCTTGATCAGCGCTTTAGCCATCGCTTTGTGGACGCGTCCGTGAAAATCGATGCCGATTCCGATACCGTAGCCGACGGCTTCGCGAACTCTTGCCAGATTTTCCACGGCTTGCTCCACCTTGAGCGCTGAGTCGATCCATTCGAACTCCGCCGTTCCGTTCATCTTGAGCGCCGTATACCCTGCCGCAACCTGGGCTGTCGCGGAAGCCGCAACCTCCGAGGGCTTGTCTCCCCCGATCCAGGCATAGACTCGCATTTTGTCGCGCACCGGTCCGCCAAGCAGCTCATAAACAGGAACGCCAAGCCGTTTACCTTTAATGTCCCATAATGCTTGCTCGATGCCCGAAATCGCGCTGGTCAGAATCGGTCCGCCCCGGTAAAAGCCTCCCCGGTACAGCACCTGCCACAAATCCTCGATATTCCCGGCATTCCTGCCGATCAGATAATCGCTCATCTCGTTGACGGCGGCCATTACCGTGTCCGCCTTGCCTTCAACAATCGGTTCTCCCCAGCCAACCAACCCGTCATCCGTCGTGATTTTCAGAAACAGCCACCGTGGCGCCACTTTAAACAGCTCCATCGATTTAATTTTCATGTTTTTCATCCCTTCGAAATGGATAGCTACAGAAAATCGTCGTAAGTGAAATCCAGGCTGTCGGCTTTCTTCAAATTACAGTCGGCACATGCGCACACGCAGTTGTCGGGGGAGGACAACCCGCCCTTGGATTTGGGCATCACATGATCGATCGTGTCCCCAAAACGACCGCAATACCGGCAGATATAGTTGTCCCGTTGAAGAACAAGCAGTCGAAAGTCGCTCTTCGAATAAAGTTTATGAATAAGACCGGGATTAATGATGCCCGCGGCTCCTTCATTAACCATGCGAACCGCCATTTCCAGCGGAATTTCCGTTGACCAGCGTCTGCTTGTGTCTCTGCGGCCGCGGAGCCTGATCATGCCGCTCCCCCTGTCGTTCAAGACAGAGGCATCATAGGTGAACGGTCCTTTAAACGGCATGATCCGTTTATCCGCAGGCCGTTTCCGTACTCCCTCGCCCGGCGGGTGCTGCACAGAAGTTGTGTGCGCTTTCGCTCTGTCTTTATGCTGTTTCCGCCGGCGGCGTTTGCGCTTACGCTTGGGCCTTGGAATGTCTGTTCCATTGTCAGGATGCACCGGTCTAATCAAGTCCATCGAAGATACCGTTTGTGAGCCGGCCGAAGGATGGCCTTCGGTCTCCGGCACCGTTTGCAAACGTGACTCCCCGGTAGCCGCGAACCCGGCTTGAGTATCGGCCTGGGTGGTGAGGACTGGATTCTGCTCGTCCCTGCCCGACGCGGCCGGTCCTTCTTTGTGGTTCGCCTCGTTGTCCCCATGCCGGTTTTTAACCGACCTGCTCCTGCCGCGGCGGCGTCTCTTGCGCTTTCTCTGCGGCTTCTTCCCATCATCAAGCCGCTGCATTGCAGGCATCGTCCCAGCTTCTTGCGCATCTGCATCCGCACTAGCTTCATTATTAGCGTCAGCGGCAGCGTCCGAAACCGGAGAAACTCCCATCAGCAAGGCTTTACGCTTCGGTTTGGCTTCACTTCCCGGCTTGGCGGCCTGCATCGCTTCCTCCCCGCTTAAAGGGGCCACGGGAACCGCTTCTCCGCGCGCCGCTTCTCGCTGCCGCTTGCGCGTGCAGGATCGGCACGTTCCACGCCGGCCTGTGCTCCCGGACCGTTTGGTATAAGCGGAAAGCGGCTTCTCCCTGCCGCAAACCGCGCATTTTTTCACATTCATTATTATCCTTCGCTCCGTTCATCTGCAATAGGCCCTGCGTCTTATTCGTGCTAAGTTGTAAGTCCCTGCAGTTTGCGAAACTGCTCGGGAGTCATTCCTTCCGTCTTGCCGAAGGCGGAGATAAAGTGACTGGGATCGCGGTATCCCGACAGCTGGGCGATTTCTTTAATCGATCTCCGGTCGCTGTGGCTCATCAGTTCCTTCGCTTTGCGTATACGCAGCCGAATCAAATAGGCATACGCCGTAATGCCGAAGGCTTGGCGAAAAAGCGCATTCAAATAACGCGGGCTTATGCCAAGCCGCTCAGCCATATCCGTAAGGCCGATCTCGGGATCGCCGTATATTTGATCGAGCCACTGCAGAAGCGGGTCCAGCTTCTCCAAATGCTGAAATAGCGAAGACCGGCCTCCCGTCTGCCCGTATATTTTGATCATCGTCAAGAACCTGTAGAGCTGGGCTGATGCATTCAGTCCCGTGCGGTCCTCGTCATGCTGCGTTTGTTCGATCATATCCATCAATTGCGCCGTAATCGGCGCATCATCATTCCAGTGAAGCCACTCAGTATGCCGGATACCCAGCGATGCGAGCAGCGATTCGGCAAGCGAGCCTCCGAAGGTCACATACAGGGTGGACCATTTCTTCCCTTTCGGTGCATAGGCGTGCGGCACCCCTGGGAAAAGAAGCGCACCGTTGCCTTGCGGCAGAAAAAATCTGCTTCCGCTGAGTTCAAACTCGCCCTCGCCTTCCAGTGTCTGGAGCCAATGGAAGCAGGGATAGCCTTTACGTCTCGATACCGATTCCTGAAGGGGATTAAAGCCGATGCTCTCTACAAACAGCGGTAAATCGTTCTCCCCCAGCACAAACATAAAACGCCGCAGGTGATCCTCTACAACCCAATCCTTACGCCGGACAATCTGTTCCATATTATCATATCCTGCCTATCGAAATATTATATATCGTTTACGAGAATCATATCATAAAATGAAGCTACAAACATCATTAGGAGCTGATATCTTGAACACATCAAAACTGCCCAAAATGTTATATGGCGGCGATTATAACCCCGAGCAATGGGACCGCAGCGTGTGGCCTGAGGATATGCGAATGCTTCGTCTGGCAGGCATGGATATCGCCACCGTTAACGTTTTTTCCTGGGCTATGCTTCAGCCGGATGAAACCACCTATAATTTTGAAACGCTTGACGACATCATGGACATGCTTCACAAGAATGGCATTTTCGCATGCCTGGCCACAGCAACAGGGGCTCATCCCGCCTGGATGGCACGCAAATATCCGGACGTGCTGCGCACCGACTTTGACGGCCGAAAACGCAAATTCGGCGGACGCCACAACTCTTGTCCGAACAGTCCGAACTACCGCAATTATTCAACTCTTCTTGCCTCCAAAATCGCCGAGCGTTATAAAGATCATCCTGCACTGCTGCTGTGGCATGTCTCGAACGAATACGGCGGAGATTGCTATTGCGATAACTGCGCGGCCGCTTTCCGCGTTTGGCTTCGACGGAAATACGGTACGCTGGACAAGTTGAACGAGCAGTGGAATACCCGCTTCTGGGGCCATACCTTCTACGATTGGGAGGAAATCGTTCCTCCGAACGCCCTCTCCGAGCAGTGGACCGGCGATCGTACCAATTTCCAGGGAATTTCACTCGATTACGCGAGGTTCAACTCGGACGGCATGCTTGACTGCTACAAGCTCGAGTACGAAGCAATTAAGCGGCATACCCCGGATATTCCGGTTACCACGAATCTGATGGGAACCTACAAGACACTCGATTATTTCAAATGGGCCAAGCATATGGATATCGTGTCCTGGGACAATTATCCGGCAGCCGACACTCCGGTCAGCTACACCGCAATGACCCATGACCTTATGCGCGCACTCAAAGGCGGCGCGCCGTTCCTGCTAATGGAGCAGACGCCAAGCCAGCAGAACTGGCAGGCCTATAATTCGCTGAAGCGTCCCGGCGTTATGCGGCTGTGGAGCTATCAAGCGGTAGCGCACGGCGCGGACAGCATCATGTTCTTCCAGCTTCGCCGTTCAGTCGGCGCTTGCGAGAAATATCACGGCGCGCTCATTGAGCATGTCGGGCACGAGCATACGCGGGTATTCCGCGAATGCGCAGAGCTTGGGGGCGAGCTGCAGAAGCTCGGAGACAAGCTGCTCGGCTCAAGGCTACCAAGCAAGGTGGCCATCATGTACGACTGGGAAAACCGCTGGGCGATCGAATATTCCAGCGGACCAAGCATCGCGCTGAAATATGTGGACGAAATCCATAAGTATTACGATGCGCTCTACCAGCTTGGCATTCAAGTGGACATCGTCGCTTTCGATGACGATTTGAGCCCGTACGATATCGTGCTTGCGCCGGTCATGTATATGGTCAAACCCGGTATGACGGAGAGGATCGAAGCTTTCGTCAAGAAAGGCGGCACATTCCTGACCACCTTCTTCAGCGGCATCGTGAACGAGAACGACATCGTCACGCTGGGCGGTTATCCGGGAGAGCTTCGCAGCCTGCTCGGCATATGGGCCGAGGAGATCGACGCGCTATTCCCCGGTGATTCCAACCGGATCGTCATGAAGGATTCGCTGGGAGCGCTGAAGGGCGAGTTCAAATGCTCGTTGCTCTGCGATATCATACATTCCGAAGGCGCAGACGTAATCGCAGAATACGGCGACGACTTCTATGCGGGATCGCCTGTGGTGACTCGAAACCGCTTCGGCGCCGGCGAGGCATGGTACGTTGCCTCCAGCCCTGATGCGGAGTTTCTGCAGGGCCTCCTGAGCGCTCTCTGCGCCGAGCGCGGCATACAGCTGCTTCCGGGCAAACAGCCGGGCGTGGAAGTAACCTGCCGCGTTAAGGACGGGCGGTCATACTTGTTTGTCATGAATCATAATGCCAATGCGGTAACCGTTACTTTCGGCGAAGACTATGGGACCGACCTTCTCACGGACAGGGCTGTCTCCGGCGATACTCAGGTTGAAGGGCGCGGCGTCATGATTGTAGAAGCTTCCTAAAGCTGTAACGCGAATATGGCGAGTAAAAGGCGTGGACTTGTTGTCCCGCCTTTACTCGCCTTATTCGTGTCATATAAATAAAAAAACCCTTGATTATCAAGGATTTGTTGTAGGTAAGGTTGGTGCGGTCGGCGGGATTTGAACCCGCACACCCAATGGGCGCCACCCCCTCAAGATGGTGTGTCTGCCGTTCCACCACGACCGCGGAGTGATATGCAATTGACATATCAGTTTAAAAATGGTGAGCCATGAAGGACTCGAACCTTCGACACCCTGATTAAAAGTCAGGTGCTCTACCAACTGAGCTAATGGCTCAAAGTGGTGACCCGTAGGGGATTCGAACCCCTGTTACCTCCGTGAAAGGGAGGTGTCTTAACCCCTTGACCAACGGGCCACGATGTTGTGCTCAGTGTCGACTCTTTCAGACGACAAGAATTAGTATAACGAATTTCGACGTTCGCTGCAAGCATTTTTTTGTTTCCTGTCGAGTTTTACCCGAACTGTAAGCTCAGCAAACATCGATTGAGGCAAACAAAAAGGACCTGCTTACCGGCCCATGCTTGTCTAAACATTATGGCGGAGAGAGAGGGATTCGAACCCTCGCACCACTTGCGCAGTCTAACCCCTTAGCAGAGGGTCCCCTTGAGCCACTTGGGTATCTCTCCAAAAGAAATGGCTCCCCGAACAGGACTCGAACCTGTGACAACTCGATTAACAGTCGAGTGCTCTACCAACTGAGCTATCAGGGAATGTATTTTAGTGACAAGAAATAATGTATCATGATTCAATTTTGAAGTCAAGCATAAAAATGTTCAAGTTTCCGCGGCACTTTCCGCAGGCGAACCGGCGAGGATCGACCTTCCTCTTGCGGAAATATTCCGTGCCGCAGCTTCGGCAAACAAGCTTGTACCTGTGCGGCTCGACCTTCCTGTTTTCCCGTCCCGGCAGCGATTTGCAAAAACGCGTTCCGCCGACTTTCGCGAGCAGATTTTTGAAATCCGCGTCCCGATGTCTGTATCCCCGCTTCAATAAATGCAAATGATAATGACACAGCTCATGCTTTATGATTTTCTCGGTCTCCTCCACGCCGTAGTTCTCCAGCTGGTGGGGGCTGATTTCAATGTTGTGGGTTTTCGTGAAATACCGGCCGCCTGTCGAAGTGAGGCGCCTGTTGAATGTCGCTTTATGACGGAACGGGAGCTGAAAATAATGAAGCGAGACCCGTTCCACCCATGCCTGAAGTATATGATCCTGCATCTTCTGTTCTCCTTCAAATTATTACACATTAATACTTGAATTTTAAAGGACGAATACGCTACACTGTCAAGTAGTATTCACCTGCTGGATTCGAGGGGAGAGCATACAAGATGACATTGATGCGCTATATAATAATGAATAACGGGCAAGACGTTTCTTTCGTAGAAATGCCCGAATCG
This is a stretch of genomic DNA from Paenibacillus sp. sptzw28. It encodes these proteins:
- a CDS encoding CAP domain-containing protein; this encodes MKMQPIRVGIASVLAAGLIVLGGGAAMQKADAASMNTTYATYKVAYHDTMYKIAQRYGISLSKLLAANPSLYNPNIIWPGMTVRVPLQSGTGTAAGGGAGTVTQSNFAAQVVTLVNQERAKAGLSALKSDALLTKVALDKAKDMYNKNYFDHNSPTYGSPFDMMRAYGVQYSYAGENIAKGQRTPQEVMTAWMNSPGHRANILSPNFNKIGVAYYNGEWVQEFTS
- a CDS encoding peptidoglycan recognition family protein — translated: MPIQRKSFDRYTLEQYVELLGTFTGLVNFSQVHVHATWKPTIADYRTATDKERIIQIMWRFHVMEMGWSDIAQHATVDPDGYIWTGRSLLQPPASSTGFNDADNDGVHPFMFEMIGNFDIGGEKLEAPQLDTAARLTRAILDLWNLLPSDIRFHREMQPGKSCPGSTIGKSWFVNLVESKEAIKVKPEDANKIISTWLQPAYAAAKSADERREIHRLANELRKASGQRPT
- the dgoD gene encoding galactonate dehydratase, with amino-acid sequence MKIKSMELFKVAPRWLFLKITTDDGLVGWGEPIVEGKADTVMAAVNEMSDYLIGRNAGNIEDLWQVLYRGGFYRGGPILTSAISGIEQALWDIKGKRLGVPVYELLGGPVRDKMRVYAWIGGDKPSEVAASATAQVAAGYTALKMNGTAEFEWIDSALKVEQAVENLARVREAVGYGIGIGIDFHGRVHKAMAKALIKEMEPFKPMFIEEPVLPENNEALREIARITAVPIATGERMYTRWGFKQLLSEGWADIIQPDLSHAGGIWEVRKIAAMAEAYDVAVAPHCPLGPIALAASLQLDFCTPNAFIQEQSLGIHYNVGSDLLDYLTDGTVFHYKDGFVERLSAPGLGIDINEEHVRKLSEAGHRWRNPVWRNNDGSVTEW
- a CDS encoding HNH endonuclease; translated protein: MNVKKCAVCGREKPLSAYTKRSGSTGRRGTCRSCTRKRQREAARGEAVPVAPLSGEEAMQAAKPGSEAKPKRKALLMGVSPVSDAAADANNEASADADAQEAGTMPAMQRLDDGKKPQRKRKRRRRGRSRSVKNRHGDNEANHKEGPAASGRDEQNPVLTTQADTQAGFAATGESRLQTVPETEGHPSAGSQTVSSMDLIRPVHPDNGTDIPRPKRKRKRRRRKQHKDRAKAHTTSVQHPPGEGVRKRPADKRIMPFKGPFTYDASVLNDRGSGMIRLRGRRDTSRRWSTEIPLEMAVRMVNEGAAGIINPGLIHKLYSKSDFRLLVLQRDNYICRYCGRFGDTIDHVMPKSKGGLSSPDNCVCACADCNLKKADSLDFTYDDFL
- a CDS encoding AraC family transcriptional regulator; translated protein: MEQIVRRKDWVVEDHLRRFMFVLGENDLPLFVESIGFNPLQESVSRRKGYPCFHWLQTLEGEGEFELSGSRFFLPQGNGALLFPGVPHAYAPKGKKWSTLYVTFGGSLAESLLASLGIRHTEWLHWNDDAPITAQLMDMIEQTQHDEDRTGLNASAQLYRFLTMIKIYGQTGGRSSLFQHLEKLDPLLQWLDQIYGDPEIGLTDMAERLGISPRYLNALFRQAFGITAYAYLIRLRIRKAKELMSHSDRRSIKEIAQLSGYRDPSHFISAFGKTEGMTPEQFRKLQGLTT
- a CDS encoding beta-galactosidase; translation: MNTSKLPKMLYGGDYNPEQWDRSVWPEDMRMLRLAGMDIATVNVFSWAMLQPDETTYNFETLDDIMDMLHKNGIFACLATATGAHPAWMARKYPDVLRTDFDGRKRKFGGRHNSCPNSPNYRNYSTLLASKIAERYKDHPALLLWHVSNEYGGDCYCDNCAAAFRVWLRRKYGTLDKLNEQWNTRFWGHTFYDWEEIVPPNALSEQWTGDRTNFQGISLDYARFNSDGMLDCYKLEYEAIKRHTPDIPVTTNLMGTYKTLDYFKWAKHMDIVSWDNYPAADTPVSYTAMTHDLMRALKGGAPFLLMEQTPSQQNWQAYNSLKRPGVMRLWSYQAVAHGADSIMFFQLRRSVGACEKYHGALIEHVGHEHTRVFRECAELGGELQKLGDKLLGSRLPSKVAIMYDWENRWAIEYSSGPSIALKYVDEIHKYYDALYQLGIQVDIVAFDDDLSPYDIVLAPVMYMVKPGMTERIEAFVKKGGTFLTTFFSGIVNENDIVTLGGYPGELRSLLGIWAEEIDALFPGDSNRIVMKDSLGALKGEFKCSLLCDIIHSEGADVIAEYGDDFYAGSPVVTRNRFGAGEAWYVASSPDAEFLQGLLSALCAERGIQLLPGKQPGVEVTCRVKDGRSYLFVMNHNANAVTVTFGEDYGTDLLTDRAVSGDTQVEGRGVMIVEAS
- a CDS encoding SprT family protein codes for the protein MQDHILQAWVERVSLHYFQLPFRHKATFNRRLTSTGGRYFTKTHNIEISPHQLENYGVEETEKIIKHELCHYHLHLLKRGYRHRDADFKNLLAKVGGTRFCKSLPGRENRKVEPHRYKLVCRSCGTEYFRKRKVDPRRFACGKCRGNLNIFMLDFKIES